One stretch of Schlesneria sp. DSM 10557 DNA includes these proteins:
- the glgX gene encoding glycogen debranching protein GlgX, whose protein sequence is MRVWPGHPYPLGASWDGAGVNIALFSDNATKVELCLFDSPHDLEESHRIELTERTYNVFHGYFPDLRPGTLYGFRVHGPYAPQNGLRFNPNKLLFDPYSRAVGRPLKWDDSLFGYRKDDALGDLSFDDRDSAPFAPLSLIVDTAFTWGKDERPDIPWERTVIYELHVKGFTRLMTEVPEKLRGTYAGLASAPAIDYLKRLGVTAVELLPIHFHVDEEFLTNQQRVNYWGYSSLGFFAPDPRYCATQDPELMAQEFKSMVRTLHSFGIEVILDVVYNHTAEGNERGPTLSFRGIDNTSYYLLDAEEKRRYMDFTGCGNTPYMRHPRVLQLIMDSLRYWVTEMHVDGFRFDLATTLGRQFHNVDSMSSFFNIIHQDPILSQVKLIAEPWDVGEGGYQSGKFPVIWTEWNGRYRDCVRSFWKGDGGMVNELATRLAGSSDLYEDNGRKPSASINFVTCHDGFTLNDLVSYNTKHNEANGEGNRDGNDHNLSWNCGVEGPTIDPEILELRARQQRNFLATLFVSQGVPMLLAGDERAHSAQGNNNCYSQDNFLSWLSWDFKPAQKRQLDFVRRLIQIRNEQPALSRRRFFKSSVQGDDVDDIYWLDNSGHRMSEAAWSDTSRRSLGMLLLGHCSQIDEQGACIIGDNLLVLLNAGESPVPFTMPRAVQRFKAIDRLFDTYHGSTDIVKYETANPYVLEPRSMALFRHRIGD, encoded by the coding sequence ATGCGAGTTTGGCCAGGGCACCCCTATCCGCTGGGCGCAAGCTGGGATGGAGCGGGAGTCAACATCGCGCTCTTTTCCGACAACGCGACCAAGGTGGAACTTTGCCTTTTCGACTCTCCCCATGACCTCGAAGAGAGTCATCGCATCGAGCTCACAGAGCGCACTTACAACGTGTTCCATGGTTATTTTCCAGATCTTCGACCGGGGACGCTTTACGGATTTCGCGTACACGGACCTTACGCGCCCCAGAATGGGCTGAGATTCAATCCCAACAAGCTGCTGTTTGACCCGTATTCTCGGGCCGTGGGACGTCCCCTGAAGTGGGATGATTCGTTGTTTGGCTATCGGAAGGACGATGCACTGGGAGATCTGTCATTTGACGATCGGGATTCAGCTCCCTTCGCTCCTTTAAGTCTGATTGTCGATACCGCATTTACATGGGGAAAGGACGAGCGGCCCGATATTCCCTGGGAGCGAACGGTCATCTATGAACTGCATGTCAAAGGCTTCACGAGGTTGATGACAGAGGTTCCCGAGAAATTGCGGGGGACCTATGCAGGTCTGGCGAGCGCACCTGCCATCGACTATCTCAAACGCCTTGGCGTGACCGCGGTTGAACTACTGCCGATTCACTTTCACGTCGATGAAGAATTTCTGACAAATCAACAGCGAGTGAACTACTGGGGCTATAGTTCACTCGGTTTTTTCGCTCCCGATCCACGGTATTGCGCGACGCAAGATCCTGAGTTAATGGCTCAGGAATTCAAATCGATGGTTCGGACACTGCATTCGTTCGGTATCGAGGTCATACTGGATGTGGTCTATAACCATACGGCGGAAGGAAACGAGCGGGGACCGACGTTGTCGTTTCGCGGCATCGATAATACCAGCTACTACCTGCTGGATGCGGAAGAAAAACGCCGCTACATGGACTTCACGGGCTGCGGCAATACGCCCTACATGCGTCATCCACGCGTTCTGCAACTGATCATGGACAGTCTGCGGTATTGGGTTACCGAGATGCACGTGGACGGATTTCGATTTGATCTGGCCACGACGCTGGGACGCCAGTTCCACAACGTCGACAGTATGAGCAGTTTTTTCAACATCATTCATCAGGACCCGATTCTATCCCAGGTCAAGCTGATCGCAGAGCCTTGGGATGTTGGCGAAGGAGGGTACCAATCCGGGAAGTTCCCTGTGATCTGGACCGAATGGAACGGTCGATATCGTGACTGTGTCCGCTCGTTCTGGAAAGGGGACGGTGGAATGGTGAATGAACTGGCTACACGGCTGGCAGGCAGCAGTGATCTCTACGAAGACAACGGACGAAAGCCATCTGCCAGTATCAACTTCGTCACGTGCCATGACGGGTTCACGCTCAACGATCTGGTCAGCTACAACACCAAACACAACGAAGCAAACGGTGAAGGAAACCGTGACGGCAACGACCATAATCTGAGCTGGAACTGCGGAGTCGAAGGTCCAACTATCGATCCCGAGATCCTCGAACTGCGTGCACGACAGCAGCGGAATTTCCTGGCGACCCTGTTTGTTTCGCAGGGGGTCCCCATGCTGCTCGCGGGTGACGAACGGGCCCATTCAGCACAGGGCAACAACAACTGTTACTCGCAGGACAATTTCCTGTCGTGGCTCTCGTGGGACTTCAAACCGGCTCAGAAGCGGCAGTTAGACTTTGTCCGGCGACTGATCCAAATTCGCAACGAGCAGCCCGCACTCTCGCGTCGCCGATTCTTCAAGAGCTCCGTTCAGGGAGACGATGTTGACGACATTTACTGGCTCGACAACTCGGGCCACCGGATGAGTGAGGCGGCGTGGAGTGATACCTCGCGCCGTTCGCTCGGCATGCTCCTGCTGGGACATTGCAGTCAGATCGATGAGCAGGGGGCCTGTATCATCGGTGATAACCTGCTGGTCCTGCTGAATGCGGGAGAAAGTCCGGTGCCATTCACGATGCCGCGAGCGGTCCAGAGATTCAAAGCCATTGACCGGCTGTTCGATACATACCATGGTTCGACCGACATCGTGAAATACGAGACCGCAAACCCCTATGTCCTTGAGCCAAGAAGCATGGCCCTGTTCCGTCACAGGATTGGAGATTGA
- the kdsA gene encoding 3-deoxy-8-phosphooctulonate synthase — translation MVPNNPVQVGRWKCGRGLPLLFIAGPCVIESEELVMQIARKLAEISESKGVQIVFKSSFDKANRTSVDSFRGPGLERGLEILAKVRAETGLPLTTDVHEPAQAEPTAEVCQILQIPAFLARQTDLVEAVAKSTAQHGGIINVKKPQFIAPEDMVHVVKKCEASGNQNVLLTERGTMFGYGRLINDFRCIPVMQSFGAPVIFDATHSVQLPGGATTGGRRDMVPFLARAAVASGCDGVFFETHPDPDKALSDGPNMVPLSELPRLIDQLTQLRSLTQSFEKG, via the coding sequence ATTGTGCCAAATAATCCCGTCCAGGTCGGGCGTTGGAAATGCGGTCGAGGTCTTCCCCTGTTGTTCATCGCGGGGCCCTGCGTGATTGAAAGCGAAGAGCTTGTCATGCAGATCGCCAGGAAGCTGGCGGAGATCTCGGAGTCGAAAGGCGTTCAAATCGTCTTCAAATCGAGCTTCGATAAGGCCAATCGCACGAGCGTTGACAGTTTTCGCGGACCGGGACTGGAACGGGGCCTGGAAATCCTGGCGAAGGTTCGTGCAGAGACGGGATTACCTCTCACAACCGATGTCCACGAACCAGCGCAGGCCGAACCGACGGCGGAAGTCTGTCAGATTCTGCAAATCCCCGCCTTCCTGGCCCGACAGACCGATCTGGTGGAAGCAGTGGCAAAATCAACGGCTCAACACGGCGGGATTATCAACGTCAAAAAGCCGCAATTTATCGCCCCTGAAGACATGGTTCACGTCGTCAAAAAGTGCGAAGCCTCGGGAAATCAGAATGTCCTGCTCACCGAACGGGGAACAATGTTCGGGTATGGTCGGCTGATCAACGACTTCCGCTGCATCCCTGTCATGCAGTCGTTCGGCGCACCTGTCATCTTTGATGCCACGCACAGTGTTCAGTTGCCCGGTGGCGCCACCACGGGTGGTCGCCGCGACATGGTCCCTTTCCTCGCCCGTGCCGCTGTCGCCAGTGGCTGCGATGGTGTCTTCTTCGAAACCCATCCTGACCCGGACAAGGCTTTGAGCGATGGTCCCAATATGGTCCCGCTCTCAGAACTGCCTCGGCTGATTGACCAACTGACCCAATTGCGATCGTTGACGCAAAGTTTCGAAAAGGGGTGA
- a CDS encoding pyruvate dehydrogenase complex E1 component subunit beta codes for MTNSPSKQTYLGLYRTMQVIRQTEEELARCHQRGLIHGACHTYVGEEAIASAVCAHLRHEDVVFSTHRGHGHALAKGMPPRELIAELFGRETGCSRGRGGSMHLFSPEVGMMGTSGIVGPCILQACGGGYSFKLMKTDNVAVAFFGDGATNNGAFHEGLNMASIWKLPVLFICENNQFATEVPFSYAAGNPNVGSRAAAYGMTGLTVDGNDAMEVHRAASEAVARARAGEGPTLIECVTYRTRAHAEGMGDFGYRTREDVEEWKKRCPILRLREKGIKDKIVTAAELDAIDAEVKSLVEEARKFAEESPLPSPESATRHVYSETPVPSGRPIINTRPTDVAREITMTQATHEALSEEMARNEKIFVMGEGIGQRGGNFKTTAGLYALHGPVRLCDTPICERGFVGLSCGAGMTGTRPVIDFMFADFVLDGVGEIVNQIAKIQYMSSGRLKMPVLLRGCIGIGHSAATHHSGNYYTMYAQIPGLKVVVPSNPYDAKGLFKRALNGDDPVLFLEHREILSLKGPVPETEYEIEFGKAAVVRPGTDVTVVALARMVVLTQSICDKLQTEGISVELIDPRTVLPLDIDTILESVKKTGRLLVIDEGFAPCGFAVDVAAQVADRGFNDLDAPIKRLNGAFTPTPYSPPLEHAVIPNADAIAQAIRELINE; via the coding sequence ATGACCAACTCGCCATCGAAGCAGACGTATTTGGGGCTCTATCGGACAATGCAGGTCATCCGGCAAACGGAAGAGGAACTGGCTCGATGTCACCAGCGAGGCCTGATCCACGGTGCGTGTCACACGTACGTCGGTGAAGAAGCGATTGCCAGTGCCGTCTGTGCTCACCTGCGTCATGAAGACGTCGTCTTCAGTACTCACCGTGGCCACGGTCATGCCTTGGCGAAGGGAATGCCTCCGCGGGAGTTGATCGCCGAACTGTTCGGGCGTGAAACCGGTTGTTCACGCGGGCGCGGCGGCAGCATGCATCTGTTTTCCCCGGAAGTCGGCATGATGGGAACCAGCGGCATCGTCGGCCCCTGTATTCTGCAGGCCTGCGGCGGCGGTTACAGCTTCAAGTTGATGAAAACAGACAACGTGGCTGTCGCCTTCTTCGGCGACGGCGCCACCAATAATGGCGCCTTCCACGAAGGTCTGAACATGGCCAGCATCTGGAAATTGCCGGTCTTGTTCATCTGCGAGAACAACCAGTTCGCTACCGAAGTTCCGTTCTCGTATGCGGCTGGTAACCCGAACGTCGGCAGCCGTGCTGCGGCGTACGGAATGACCGGCCTGACAGTGGACGGCAACGATGCCATGGAAGTCCATCGAGCTGCCAGTGAGGCCGTCGCTCGAGCCCGAGCCGGCGAAGGTCCCACACTGATCGAGTGTGTCACCTATCGAACGCGAGCCCACGCCGAAGGGATGGGCGATTTCGGCTATCGGACTCGCGAAGACGTCGAAGAGTGGAAAAAACGCTGCCCCATCCTTCGACTGCGTGAGAAAGGAATCAAAGACAAGATCGTGACCGCCGCCGAGCTGGATGCGATCGATGCCGAAGTGAAGTCGCTCGTGGAAGAGGCTCGCAAATTTGCGGAAGAGAGCCCCCTGCCCAGTCCCGAGTCGGCGACGAGGCACGTCTATTCCGAGACACCTGTCCCCTCGGGACGGCCGATCATCAACACACGTCCGACGGATGTCGCTCGTGAAATCACCATGACCCAGGCGACGCACGAAGCGCTCTCCGAAGAGATGGCTCGGAACGAGAAAATCTTTGTGATGGGGGAAGGGATCGGGCAGCGTGGCGGCAACTTCAAAACGACCGCGGGGCTCTATGCTCTGCACGGTCCAGTCCGCCTGTGTGATACCCCAATCTGTGAGCGAGGCTTCGTGGGCCTGTCATGCGGCGCAGGGATGACCGGAACCAGGCCTGTCATCGATTTCATGTTCGCTGATTTCGTACTTGATGGCGTTGGTGAAATCGTCAATCAAATTGCGAAGATCCAGTACATGAGCAGCGGTCGGCTGAAGATGCCCGTGCTGTTGCGAGGCTGCATCGGCATCGGCCACTCCGCTGCGACGCACCACTCTGGTAACTATTATACAATGTACGCACAGATCCCCGGGCTGAAGGTCGTCGTTCCATCCAATCCTTACGACGCCAAAGGCTTGTTCAAGCGGGCATTGAACGGTGATGACCCCGTCCTGTTCCTTGAACATCGCGAGATCCTGTCACTGAAAGGTCCCGTACCGGAAACAGAATACGAGATCGAATTCGGGAAAGCAGCCGTGGTTCGCCCGGGGACCGACGTGACGGTTGTGGCTCTGGCCCGGATGGTCGTATTGACTCAATCGATCTGCGATAAACTTCAGACCGAAGGGATTTCTGTGGAGTTGATCGATCCCCGGACGGTGCTGCCGCTGGACATCGATACGATTCTGGAATCCGTCAAGAAAACAGGCCGTCTGCTGGTCATCGATGAAGGGTTTGCCCCTTGCGGGTTTGCTGTCGATGTTGCCGCGCAGGTTGCCGATCGCGGATTCAACGATCTGGACGCACCGATCAAACGACTGAACGGCGCCTTCACACCGACACCGTACAGCCCACCGCTGGAACACGCTGTCATTCCGAATGCAGACGCGATCGCTCAGGCCATTCGGGAACTGATTAATGAGTAA
- a CDS encoding Nramp family divalent metal transporter — protein sequence MTNTSDLPVTCLPAWDLAELPEPKPLGLRNWAGFVGPGIVMMGIQIGGGEWLLGPEVTARYGGNLMWIATVAIVLQVFYNIECARYALYCGEPVMTGFLRKRPGPLFWVSVILFLNLSALIPALSTNAAAVMAGIWLDRPPGAEDRNLVTMLAYACLLIVAFPVLIGGKVYNMLQAVMTAKVVIVLGFCLAIGILFVSPLHWWNVMSGFARFGNVPVKIDGQDAIANVFTQMWSTGTWPMIELGNIAVLGAFAGYAGGGGLANSTYSNYVRDKGWGMGSQVGAIASAVGGRDITLSHLGKVFLITPDNLRKWNGWWRYILTDQILVWTPGCFMGMALPALLSLQFAAHSGLYNQTDKLEWAQAMITADGIRHAPNLGPQLGGLLWTITLFVGLTVLLPSQMSIVEDFSRRWTDIIWSANRHARDNMRDDQVKYIYYTILFSYVLWTLVAAYLFSTYGTPKLMTLIIANLNNLALGITAFQLLWVNSTLLPKQIQPRWYHKTGMVLCAVFYLGLSYLVFVTKQWPILKELLGIS from the coding sequence ATGACAAACACGTCAGACCTTCCGGTCACGTGCCTGCCGGCATGGGACCTGGCAGAGTTACCCGAACCGAAACCATTGGGACTGCGAAACTGGGCCGGTTTCGTGGGGCCGGGTATCGTCATGATGGGCATCCAGATTGGAGGCGGCGAATGGCTGCTTGGCCCGGAGGTCACCGCCCGTTACGGCGGCAACCTCATGTGGATCGCAACAGTCGCGATCGTGCTTCAGGTCTTCTATAACATTGAATGTGCCCGCTACGCACTCTATTGTGGCGAGCCTGTCATGACGGGTTTTCTCCGGAAAAGACCCGGCCCGCTCTTCTGGGTTTCGGTCATCCTCTTCCTCAACCTCTCGGCTTTGATCCCTGCTCTCTCAACCAATGCCGCAGCCGTCATGGCGGGAATCTGGCTGGACCGTCCCCCCGGCGCCGAGGATCGAAACCTCGTGACGATGCTTGCCTATGCCTGTCTGCTGATTGTCGCCTTCCCAGTACTGATTGGGGGGAAGGTCTACAACATGCTTCAGGCAGTCATGACGGCGAAAGTCGTCATTGTGCTGGGCTTCTGTCTGGCGATCGGCATCCTGTTCGTCAGTCCCCTGCACTGGTGGAACGTGATGAGTGGATTCGCTCGATTCGGAAATGTTCCGGTCAAAATCGATGGACAGGACGCAATCGCGAACGTCTTCACACAGATGTGGTCAACTGGTACATGGCCCATGATTGAACTGGGGAACATTGCCGTTCTCGGAGCCTTCGCTGGTTACGCGGGGGGCGGTGGACTGGCCAATTCCACCTACAGTAACTACGTCCGTGACAAGGGCTGGGGAATGGGCAGTCAGGTCGGTGCCATCGCCAGTGCGGTAGGGGGACGTGATATCACTCTCAGTCATTTGGGGAAGGTATTCCTCATCACCCCGGACAATCTGCGAAAGTGGAACGGTTGGTGGCGATACATTCTGACGGACCAGATCCTGGTCTGGACTCCCGGTTGCTTCATGGGAATGGCATTACCCGCTCTGCTCTCCCTTCAGTTCGCCGCACATTCAGGATTGTATAATCAAACAGACAAGCTGGAATGGGCCCAGGCGATGATCACTGCGGATGGCATCCGCCACGCTCCGAATTTAGGACCACAGTTGGGTGGCTTGCTATGGACGATCACCCTTTTCGTGGGACTGACCGTACTGCTCCCAAGTCAGATGTCGATCGTCGAAGATTTCAGCCGCCGCTGGACGGACATCATCTGGTCTGCCAACCGGCACGCGCGAGACAACATGCGCGACGATCAGGTGAAGTACATTTACTACACGATCCTGTTCTCGTACGTGCTGTGGACGCTGGTGGCCGCGTACCTCTTCAGTACTTATGGTACACCCAAACTGATGACGCTGATTATCGCCAACCTCAACAATTTGGCGCTGGGTATTACTGCATTTCAATTGTTATGGGTCAATTCAACACTCCTTCCCAAACAAATCCAGCCGAGATGGTATCATAAGACAGGCATGGTCTTGTGCGCGGTATTCTATCTGGGTCTGTCTTATCTTGTTTTTGTCACAAAACAGTGGCCCATTCTGAAAGAATTACTGGGCATCTCGTAA
- a CDS encoding SDR family NAD(P)-dependent oxidoreductase, which produces MASLFDLSGRVALVSGSASGLGKAMSLALAEHGADLLLADLNEAGLQATADAIRGLGRKAVTVKCDVSCPDSIRKMFALLDEQFGKINFLGNVAGEGVLGKPEEISLEDIEKSWRNLVFGRFCMCQEAGRRMISAGQGSIVNIGSLASLTALGRGHIAYSMAMGAVAQMTRELSTEWSAHGVRVNAILPAQVLNPSLEKRIAEDPNLAQKFLSGIPTGRFGHPNDIQGLSVLLASDASSWITGALIPMDGGNLAMNGGGSRRYPNSAT; this is translated from the coding sequence ATGGCATCACTTTTCGATCTCTCGGGACGCGTGGCATTGGTATCGGGTTCGGCGAGTGGTCTGGGAAAAGCGATGTCACTTGCCCTGGCAGAGCATGGGGCGGACCTTCTGCTGGCAGATCTCAACGAAGCAGGACTTCAAGCAACGGCTGATGCGATTCGCGGACTGGGGCGCAAAGCTGTCACCGTGAAGTGTGACGTCTCCTGCCCGGACTCCATTCGCAAAATGTTCGCCCTGCTGGACGAGCAATTTGGAAAGATCAACTTTCTGGGCAACGTCGCGGGTGAAGGGGTGCTCGGAAAGCCCGAAGAGATATCGTTGGAAGATATCGAAAAATCCTGGCGGAATCTCGTTTTCGGGCGTTTCTGCATGTGTCAGGAAGCGGGTCGGCGCATGATCTCAGCCGGCCAGGGGAGTATCGTCAATATTGGCTCTCTCGCCAGTCTCACCGCACTCGGTCGAGGCCATATTGCCTACAGCATGGCCATGGGCGCTGTTGCACAAATGACCCGAGAACTCAGTACTGAGTGGTCCGCACACGGCGTCCGCGTGAATGCCATTCTTCCCGCACAAGTCTTGAATCCATCTCTGGAAAAGCGGATCGCCGAAGACCCCAACCTGGCTCAGAAGTTCCTTTCCGGCATTCCGACCGGACGATTCGGTCACCCCAACGATATCCAGGGACTTTCCGTCCTGCTTGCTTCCGACGCCTCAAGCTGGATTACGGGCGCACTGATCCCCATGGATGGCGGAAACCTCGCCATGAACGGGGGGGGATCTCGGCGTTACCCGAATTCGGCCACTTGA
- a CDS encoding dihydrolipoamide acetyltransferase family protein: MSFEITVPRLGWSMEEGTFVRWLKQEGDYVKAGEAVFELEGEKAAQDIEAVDEGFLRIPANAPKPGSIVPVGAVLGYLVAEGEAIPDSVASVPSAPRQPTPQQSAPPATKASVPRPIAVAATAQSVTVPATGHDSPAAPPSVRRLAREKGIKLASLGGTGPAGRITADDVHHTIASPARVANAVVSQFSSPRARRTATELGVDWRRVPGTGRDGRVREADVRLSASQQSPAAAAGSVSTFPTSRRRTIASRMMASQQQTAAVTLTSRIDATNLVGLRKQFKQAATDGLVPSFNDIIIKLVALVLKQHLALATRAEGDQWIVPSPQSDLQIGLAVDTDDGLVVPVVRNVSSSSLFELAKQSAALIEKSRAGALSVSEMQGGVFTISNLGSFGIDSFTPIINLPETAVLGLGRIRREAVVVDDQIVARDQLTLSLTFDHRIVDGAPAARFLQTVCSALENPSAWLLRGDV; this comes from the coding sequence ATGTCATTCGAGATCACAGTTCCCCGTCTCGGCTGGTCGATGGAAGAAGGAACGTTTGTCCGCTGGCTGAAGCAGGAGGGCGACTACGTCAAAGCGGGTGAGGCCGTATTCGAGCTGGAAGGTGAGAAAGCAGCACAAGACATCGAAGCCGTCGATGAAGGGTTCCTGCGCATTCCTGCTAACGCGCCGAAACCCGGGAGTATTGTCCCGGTCGGTGCAGTGCTGGGCTACCTCGTCGCAGAAGGGGAAGCCATACCAGACTCGGTCGCGAGCGTTCCGTCAGCGCCTCGACAGCCCACTCCTCAGCAGAGTGCCCCCCCTGCCACAAAAGCATCCGTTCCGCGTCCCATCGCTGTTGCAGCGACCGCACAATCCGTGACTGTACCGGCGACGGGACATGACTCTCCCGCGGCCCCCCCTTCGGTCCGCCGGCTGGCACGTGAAAAGGGGATCAAACTGGCGTCGCTCGGCGGGACTGGTCCCGCAGGCCGAATTACCGCTGATGACGTTCATCACACCATTGCGTCGCCAGCCCGAGTGGCAAACGCTGTCGTTTCACAATTCTCGAGTCCTCGAGCCCGACGGACCGCCACGGAACTGGGTGTCGACTGGAGACGCGTGCCGGGGACAGGGCGAGATGGTCGAGTCCGTGAAGCGGATGTCAGACTGTCAGCCAGCCAGCAATCGCCTGCAGCAGCCGCAGGCAGCGTGAGCACCTTTCCGACATCGCGCCGTCGAACTATCGCCAGTCGAATGATGGCCAGCCAGCAGCAAACGGCTGCGGTGACCCTCACATCGCGGATTGATGCCACGAACCTCGTCGGCCTGCGAAAGCAATTCAAACAAGCAGCAACAGACGGCCTGGTTCCGTCGTTCAACGACATCATCATCAAGCTGGTTGCTTTGGTCCTGAAACAGCATCTAGCGTTGGCGACCCGAGCAGAAGGGGATCAATGGATCGTTCCATCGCCACAGTCGGATCTGCAGATTGGACTTGCCGTCGACACGGACGACGGTCTGGTTGTTCCCGTCGTCCGGAATGTCAGTTCGTCCAGTTTATTTGAACTGGCGAAGCAGTCTGCCGCCTTGATTGAGAAGTCTCGTGCCGGAGCACTGAGCGTCTCGGAGATGCAGGGAGGGGTCTTCACCATTTCGAACCTAGGTTCTTTTGGAATTGATTCCTTCACGCCGATTATCAATCTGCCTGAAACGGCGGTTCTCGGCCTGGGACGTATCCGGCGGGAAGCGGTTGTTGTGGACGACCAGATCGTTGCGCGTGATCAACTGACACTCAGCTTGACCTTCGATCACCGAATCGTTGACGGCGCCCCCGCAGCCCGTTTCCTTCAGACCGTCTGCTCGGCGCTTGAGAATCCGTCGGCCTGGCTGCTGCGTGGTGACGTCTGA
- a CDS encoding glutamine amidotransferase yields MSGSILYCGDTDLNGAASYLAGMLTTWNFNFQYIPSNQRISIADLEKPRSLLILSDYPAANFAPECQEAALKLIQQGCGLLMIGGWESYHGFGGDWNGTPLAAALPVEIAAQDDRMNFDQSAWLVPATEHPAISGLPWLTRPPAIGGMNHVTPKPDSKVVLEAHTFKATYAGTSNSADSSNSGWSFTPNQKYPALVTGQYGKGRTASFLSDVAPHWVGGFVDWGLPRVTGQAAQSQGIEVGHDYASFWKQLLTWTGQLGT; encoded by the coding sequence GTGAGCGGATCGATTTTGTATTGCGGCGACACTGACCTGAACGGCGCCGCGTCCTATCTGGCAGGTATGCTGACTACCTGGAACTTTAATTTTCAGTACATCCCCAGCAACCAGCGAATCAGTATCGCGGACCTTGAGAAACCTCGATCCTTGCTGATCCTCAGCGACTACCCGGCCGCCAACTTTGCTCCAGAATGCCAGGAGGCGGCTCTCAAGCTCATTCAGCAAGGCTGCGGGCTCTTGATGATCGGCGGGTGGGAGTCGTATCACGGATTCGGCGGCGACTGGAACGGGACCCCTCTGGCGGCCGCCTTGCCCGTGGAGATCGCGGCCCAGGATGACAGAATGAACTTTGACCAATCCGCCTGGCTGGTCCCGGCAACCGAGCATCCAGCCATCAGCGGCCTGCCGTGGCTCACGCGACCTCCTGCAATTGGCGGGATGAACCACGTGACACCAAAACCCGATTCCAAAGTGGTCCTGGAAGCTCACACCTTTAAGGCGACATACGCGGGGACATCGAATTCGGCAGACTCAAGCAACTCGGGCTGGTCGTTCACGCCGAATCAGAAGTACCCCGCTCTGGTCACCGGACAATACGGGAAAGGCAGAACCGCCTCGTTCCTCAGCGACGTCGCTCCTCACTGGGTGGGGGGCTTTGTTGACTGGGGTTTGCCCCGCGTCACGGGTCAGGCTGCTCAGTCACAGGGGATCGAAGTCGGACACGATTATGCGTCGTTCTGGAAACAGTTACTGACGTGGACCGGACAACTCGGAACGTGA